One Capsicum annuum cultivar UCD-10X-F1 chromosome 2, UCD10Xv1.1, whole genome shotgun sequence genomic window carries:
- the LOC107861298 gene encoding uncharacterized protein LOC107861298 encodes MDALSSKPNHVRSISLPGKSHPTNQRVEEELNKLRSLEVSVAPAAVSNGLIGLEKLYECIDDLLNLPQTLRALSQSLNAKCLDDLLDKSVRLLDVCATMRELVSQCKENVRDLRSSLRRRKGDSTTDDNVVRFTSFSKKIKRDAKRSVSTLKQMDQETAVPALLDADQDTVSVIRALKEANAVCLSTFQMLSSFLRVPLLKPKPSKWSLLSRLVHKERIESECQEENMSLETFEAYLDSFENGLEATFRSLIRSRSSLLNISSC; translated from the coding sequence atggATGCTCTTTCTTCAAAACCTAATCACGTTCGATCAATCAGTTTGCCCGGGAAATCACACCCTACCAACCAGAGGGTTGAAGAGGAGCTCAACAAGCTCAGATCATTGGAAGTATCAGTTGCACCAGCAGCTGTGAGCAATGGTTTAATCGGTTTGGAGAAATTGTACGAGTGCATAGACGATCTTCTCAACTTGCCACAAACCCTTCGAGCCCTCTCTCAGAGTCTAAATGCAAAATGTCTTGACGATTTATTGGATAAATCGGTGAGGCTTCTTGATGTTTGTGCCACAATGCGGGAACTTGTCTCACAATGTAAAGAAAATGTAAGAGATCTTCGATCATCTCTCAGAAGGAGAAAAGGAGATTCAACTACAGATGACAACGTTGTAAGATTTACCTCTTTCAGCAAGAAGATCAAGAGGGACGCCAAAAGATCAGTCTCGACCCTGAAGCAAATGGATCAAGAGACTGCAGTGCCGGCCTTGCTAGATGCAGATCAAGATACAGTATCTGTGATTAGAGCACTAAAAGAAGCTAATGCAGTATGCCTTTCAACTTTCCAAATGCTCTCGTCCTTCTTGCGCGTTCCACTTTTGAAGCCTAAGCCATCAAAATGGTCATTGCTTTCAAGATTGGTacataaagaaagaatagaatcTGAATGCCAAGAAGAAAACATGAGCTTGGAAACTTTCGAGGCTTACCTTGACAGCTTTGAAAATGGATTGGAAGCAACATTTAGGAGTCTGATTAGATCTAGAAGCTCGCTCCTAAATATTTCCTCCTGCTAA
- the LOC107861297 gene encoding uncharacterized protein LOC107861297, translating into MAALPCSKTRPFRSISLPVRSHPTTQRVEKVLNKLNALEISIAPTAETICNSLLGLEELQKCMDDLLNSTQTLQILSHHQHAKWFEELLEKSVKILDVCGTSREFVSQYKENVRALESSLRRRKGDSNADAEIARFTTFSKKMKKDAKRLVLSLKQVDGETPATAFLEADQETIAVIRALREANAVCILIFQMILSFLSVPLLKPKQPKWSLVSKLIKNGRTEREGLGNSAILETKLKTVEVQLDSIEMELEGTFRSLIRSRSLLLNVLSC; encoded by the coding sequence ATGGCTGCTCTGCCTTGTTCAAAAACCAGGCCCTTTCGATCAATCAGTTTGCCTGTCAGATCACATCCGACAACTCAGAGAGTTGAAAAGGTGCTCAATAAGCTCAACGCATTGGAGATATCAATTGCGCCAACAGCGGAGACAATCTGTAACAGTTTGCTCGGGTTGGAGGAGTTACAGAAGTGTATGGATGATCTTCTTAACTCGACTCAAACTCTTCAGATACTCTCCCATCACCAACATGCGAAATGGTTTGAGGAGTTACTCGAAAAATcggttaagattcttgatgtgTGTGGCACTTCTAGGGAATTTGTCTCTCAGTATAAGGAAAATGTAAGAGCTCTTGAATCCTCACTCAGAAGAAGAAAAGGAGATTCAAATGCAGATGCTGAAATTGCTAGATTCACAACTTTCAGCAAGAAAATGAAGAAGGATGCCAAAAGATTAGTCTTGTCCTTGAAGCAAGTGGATGGTGAGACTCCTGCCACAGCATTCCTGGAAGCAGATCAGGAGACAATAGCTGTGATTAGAGCACTAAGGGAAGCCAATGCAGTTTGTATTTTGATTTTCCAAATGATCTTGTCCTTCTTGTCTGTGCCACTTTTGAAGCCAAAGCAGCCAAAATGGTCATTGGtgtcaaaattgataaaaaacgGAAGAACAGAACGTGAAGGCCTAGGAAACAGCGCGATCTTAGAGACAAAATTGAAAACTGTTGAAGTTCAACTTGACAGCATTGAAATGGAATTGGAAGGAACTTTTAGGAGCCTTATTAGATCAAGAAGCTTGCTCCTGAATGTTCTCTCCTGCTAA